The window GTTCCCCAAATTCTTCTGTAACATAAGGAAGATTGGAAACCGTTTCATATTTTTCAGAATTTGGTTGTTTGATATCTCCAACGGTTGACAACAATACCTGCCCTGTATCTTTACTATTACCAAAGTCTAACCAATATTTCGGCTCATTATTATAATTCCCATAATCACTTTTTTTATTCAGAATTTCTCCAACGTCGAACCTTGTTCGTACATTGTCAACGCAGGTGATGGTAACTACGGACCTTTCTTCTAACCTCATAAAATTGTCCTTGCTAAACTTCACGGTCTGGGCTTTCCAATTTGTTCCAGACCACCGATTAGCCCTATTAATAAGTGCCACAGATTTATACAACCCAGTCTCACATTCCGCGAAGCGCTGTCTGCCTAAATTGGCACCTGTGATCACATCATCATCCCATAAAGAAACCTGTAGACCAGCATGACCTAATTCAATCAAGCTGTGGTTCATTTCTATTAAAGAGGTTAAAACTTTTGAACCTGTCCCCCCCGCTCCAATAAGGTTTACCGAAACAGGATTAGTTGGGCTGATTAATGAATTGTCCGTAAAGTGGACTGTGTTTTTTTTATTCATCATAATAAATGTCTAAGGGTTCTATTATTTTTTTTCAATACTTCAACTGGAAATACTTCGCCTGTTTCCATTAATTTCTTCCAAAGGCTTACGCAGTTTCCTTTTATGGGATTATAGTTGTTCAATAAATGACTGAAATAAGAGTTGAAAAAATAGTTTTCCCAGGCTTCGATGAATTCTTCAACGGACACTGAATTCTTAATGTTTATATCTACTGAACCCATACAGACCACACCGTTTTCGTAGATATTGAAAAACGGGGCATAATGCAATGCCGTTTTTTCAGATGGTCTTCTATTATCTTTTAAAGCAAATACAGAAAGATTTTCTTTATCTGCATACCAAAGCATTGCAGGAATGTGAGCTTTTGCATTGGGTATTCCAAGATTACTAACAAAATGCATCTGCTGTTTCTTTGATCGGGTATACCAAAGTACAGAACCATTTTGGCTTGGGTTGATATGCAGAATATGAGTTGGCAAAACTCCATTTGGCTTGAGAAAAGCATTGCTCTTTTCTTCATCAATCTGTAAACCTTTTGCCAGTGCCTTGGCTTCGTTTACGGACAAAGGATGTGCATTAATTGGGTTTCCGGCTCTGTCCATATCAAAATGTTCAACATATACTGTTGAGTTTTTATCTAAGGATTCATAAAAAACCAAGGCTGATTTAGGCTCATACAAAGTTCCAAAACGTTTTGCCGTATCAATTATTTTGTTCATTTTAAATATTTTACTTGTTTAACAGAGTGCATAAGTTTTCCAGTAATGTAAAAAGTCGGTTTTCGAAATCAAACTTTGCATTGGAAATTGCCATTTTGGTGATAGGCGTGTAAATGGTAGGTTCTTCGACACTTCCGTATTCATTGAATTCGGCGTTGATACTTTCTTCTATATTGTCATATAGACATCCTTTTGTAGCAGCTACAAATGAAATGTACATATCCATTCTAATAGCGTTATTCTCATCATCATGAAATTGACTATCATCAAAGATCGGTTGATTGATGAATGCACTTGTTTTCGGATATTCAACATAGAGGGCGAATGCATCGGAAGCCAATTTGTAACATTCGAGGTCGAAATCGCTATGGCACTCAAAATTTACCAAACGCTGTTCAAACATTTCCATATTTTTAGTATTAATCAACTTTTGCTCCATTATGTCGCCAATGATCTTAGAGATTCTAAATTCATGTTTAGACTCTTGCGTATCTTCCTCCGTCAGCTCATCTTGCTCTATCCATTCTTCGTGCATTTCATAAATCCAATGCAGATAACTGCTCTCATGCCTATAGTATGGAATACTTACAATATTGTAAAGATAACTACAGACCGAAAGTAGTAGTTGTCCATTTCTCTTATAAGACCTGTCTTTCAGCATTTGAAAAATTCGTACAATAGGAATGTAGAAAAGGGAGGTTCCTGTAGAGTATCTTTCCTCTTTTGCAAAATAGATTTTCTTTTTATCTTCAATGAGTTTAAAACTTTTCCAATCTTCATCAATGTTTTTGAATTTATTTTCTATATCCCAAATTGCTAAAGCTATATTATAAGGAAAATTAAAATTAGCGGTATTCATGGGTTCAATTTGATGTATACGGGCTAAATTAGAAAGGGACTTATAAAAATCCCCTTCAATTTTTGCTGTTACATTACTACTCTTTAAGATGGAAGGTTCTGTGTGTTTTGGTAAAAACCTGCATCTTAAAAAACCATTGGAAGCATTTCTATTGGGACAGATTTCTGCTTGTCTTTCTGTATTTCGCTTACTGTCTTTGGTCTTTGAAGCCAATGGGCGAATTCGGCCAGTTGTCTGTGTAACCTTTGTTGTTCTTTTTCGTCTGGAATCTTGATTTTTCCTGATATGATTTTGTGTAGCATTCATTCTATTTTTTGTTAATAATTTTGATTATTATTTCTATAACTCACTGTAAATTTTCAAAAGGCATTCTCCTATCCTTTTGTACCCATTACACTTTCAAATTTATATTCAATGGTATCGTTTTTTATTTGTGGCGCTGAAACTTTTGCAGTAGTTAAAATTGGATACGTATTGGCATAAAAATTCATTACGCTTTCTACACTCCAATTGGGTTCAGGGTCTGTTAAACGGATTTCCTCTCCGTTATTTCTAAGTATAAATACTCGTTCTAGCTTCGTTGCTAATAACATAATTTCCGATTTTAAGATTTAATATTATCTTGCTGTTCAGCAAACAGGCTTGGAGCCAAGTACACTTCATATTCACTTTGTTTTTTGTAAATAGCTCCTGCGAAATCAGGATAATCTGATACTTTTGGAAGTGCTGACCAAGCTTCCTTATATTTACCCTCTTTTTCAAGTAATTCTGCTCTTTCAAAGGCTTCTTTATATTTCTTCTCTTTCATTTCTTTTTCTTTTTTCTCTTTGTCGATTCTTTCTTTTTCCATGGCGGATTGCTTTTTTGCTTCTTCGACCTGTTTTATAAAAGCTTCCATATCTATCATTAAGCCTGAAACCATTTGTAATGGTTTCGTAAGCGCTTCAAAGAATCCATTATCCAGTTCCTCTGCTGTTCCACGCAGGTTTAATGGTGGAATTAGCTTTCTTGCTTCATCACCGCACTGCTCATTATTGAGCAGTATGGAAAGAACAAAGCTATTTTCGCTTGTTGGGCGAAGGGTCATATTTAAATCACCCGCAAGGTTTAGTTTGCTTAGATGTCTGAAAAAATTAGTTTGCATCTTGTTAATTTTGAAATTTGTGTTTTATTATTGAGTTGCGGAAGCCTGAACTATCTTTTTATAACCAATTTTTGTTACTGCAATTATTGCAGATTCAGGGCAGTTCTCTAATGTTTTTACCTGCTCTATTGCTCCCTCCTTTCCGCTTAATGATACAACTCTAAATTTTGTTTTTCCTTTATCGTGCTGTACCGTTGCAACATATATTTCAATTTTCATTACTTGTGTATTTACAGTTTTCATTTGGCTTCATAAATGTATGTCCCACTTGTTTTGAGTGGGTCTGCTCCCTGTGTCAGTCTGACTTCTGACCTGAATAACTTTGAAAGTTTTCTTGCATGGTTAATTGCTGTTAACCTGTCACAGTGAGTTTTGTAATAAACTTTTACATTTTCCCACTCTGTTTTGTCTTCGCGCTCTTTCACCTGAAAATTAAACTGAACGTCCATTTTATTTTACGATTTAGAATGGCAATTCACTATCCTCCTCACTTTGAGAAACCTCGTTATGGGAAACAGGTGCATTTTCTGCCATTTTTTGCCCTCCATTGTGCAATTTAATTTTTGAAGTATGGAAATTCAATCCTGATTTTATTTCCCCGTCTTTTCCTATCCATGCCCTTGAACTTACTCTGCCGGATAATTCTACTAAAGCACCTACAGTAAGAATTTTAGCGACATTTGAACTTATCCAGTAGGAACAGTTGAAATAAGTAGTTTGTTCTTTACGTTCTCCTCCTTTAGTCTTATAAGATTCATTGGTCGCTATTGAAAAATTAACAACCTTTCTGTCATTGGCTAATGTGTTGATTTCTGCGTTTTTGGTAACTCTACCGATAATTGTGTTCATAACTTTTCGTTTTTGTTTGTAATTTATTACTGTTTGATTAAAATTTCCCTAATTGATTGGGTATCGAGGACACTCGACTTTTTTCTTTTTTTGCTTTAATAAGCAATATTGATCTTTATTTATTTTGATTTTTCCGTTGATGTCAAAGAACGTCTGCGTTAAATTGATTCGTATAACTGAGGTTCCGGCTTTTTCTTTGCCGATGATAATAGGGAAGTATCAGGCACACAAAACCCGATTCAGTTCAGTTTTTATAAACAGAACTGAATCGGGCTTGAAATTTTTTTGTCCGCAGGATTCAGGAGTGTCTGGAAAAATTATTGGAGCAGAGTGGAAAGAATTTTTGTAGAAACCCTAAAAAATTTTTTTGAGTGAATGATGCTGCCCTACATTTGCATTAGTAAAACGCCAAACCACTGTTTGACTCAATTAGGCAGATATTTTTGAACTTGGGAAAATTGAAACCAATATGAATTTATGGCTTATAATGAATACTGGGCTACTAAATAAAAAAGAAAGGTGTTATATTATGATTAAAATTTTCTATATAATGAAACCGTCCAGACCTCTTAGTTTTTATATGTGTTTTAATATCAATAATTATGAATGCAATAAATTACATTATATCCAACCTGAAAGTTTTATTTTAATTCGATCTGAAACAGTTCGTTAGCTATAAATCCAAGCATATGCATCTTCTATCGGATATATCCCTGTGAAAGGATCTTTCTGTAATATAAGTTGAGGGTACTGTCTTAGGCAAGGAAGAAAATTTATAGTTCGGAATTAGTTACTTGCAGTAAAAATCTAAATCACAGACACGAAGATTCCATACAGCGAAATCCAATGCTGCACATAATGCCGATCAAAATTTGATGGTTTAAAAGTATTCAGATTGAAGAATGACTTCAGCTCTCTCATTTACTAAAAAGTAGTGAAGTTCTTTACTCTTTTGATTTCCGGAAAACTAAGATAATCGTAACTAAATACTTTTTTTGTTGCCATTTTGATAATTTTAAATTAATTTCGCAGGGTTTTAAAATTTCCGCTGAAATCTGCCGATGCTTTAGTTTAACCATAGGCTAAAGCTGGTTACGTGGAAGTAATTGAACATTTTTAATTCTGTCTACATTATGTGGTACATTAGGGCTTAATTTTTCAAAGCCCTACCTTGATTAAAGCGTAAATCGTCGATGGAAAATTTTAAACACAAATACCCTAAAAATAATGGACTATTAACCATGTTAAATATTTTACAATGAAAAAAAAATTATTCGTTTCGTTAGTGTTTTTACCTATTTTTGGTTTTACACAAGTTGTACTAAATCAAGTTGATGATTTTGAAGATTTCACTCCAAGAAATTGGACTAAGGCATCCACCACACTACCCAATCAAAATATTACAACTGGAGGACCTTTGGGATTAAATGACAATTTTTTAAGAGTTCAATCCCCTGCTGGAGGACAACTTCTTACATTTAATAAAGCACAATGGCTGGGAGATTATTACAAATTTGACAGTTCAGATAGAATTAAATTTATTTCTATGGATGTCAGAAATTCAGGTACAAATATCATTTATTTACGATTGGCTTTTACAAATGATAACTGGACTGGTACCGATCCTGTATTTTGTTCAACTAACGCTATTGCCGTGATACCAGGTGAAGGTTGGAAGAAAATTAACTTTCCTATTACAGAAAATGCAATGACTAATGCGACTACTGGGCAAGGTTATTTAAGTGTTTTTGATCATGTTACTGAAGTAAGAATTTTGCATAATGATTCACCTGCCTGGGATTCAGACCCAATTGAAGCCACATTAGATATTGATAATATTAAGGCAAGTAGTACAGCTTTTTTGGGAGTTGCTGATTTGGAAGAGAAAAAGAAAATAAAATTGTACCCTAATCCTTCAAATGAAAGTATTATATTTAGCAGCAACGGGAATTTAAATGAAAATTTTAAATATAATGTTTTTGACTCCACCGGTAAACAAGTACTTAATGGAAATTCAGAATTTAATAAACATATAAACATAAAGCATTTGGTAAAAGGTAATTATTTTATACAAATAGAAACAAAAAACGGAGAAATAATTAAAGAAAAATTGATTAAGAATTAAATCTCCTACCAAAAAGCGTTTTGCAAGCACTAAAATCCCTCCAGATTAATCAGGAGGGATTTTTCTAAAAGTAAATACACCCTGGGTGAATCTACATTAATTACTTTTCAGCTTTTAAAAATAATAATTTATGCCTAACTGGAAATTAGTATTTTTCGAAGAATCGCCAAACTCGTTTTTTAAAACTTTAGTTAACCCGGCAGTATAACGGACATTCACTCCTAAGTTTGGAGTAAATTTGTACCCTAAACCAATGCCTGCTCCAAAATTAAAGTTTTTTAAATTATCCTTATTACTGGCTTTATAAGTGCTACCATTGATATCTCCTTTCGCCTGAGCACTTACGAGAAGACCAAATTCCGGTCCCGCTTCAAAATATAATTCAGGGGTAGCATTATATTGAAGCATTATAGGAACGTTGATATATCCCAGGTTTTGTTGCATATTCTTTATGGTGTAAGTTGCCATCTCATAATCGTCTTTTGCTTTTGCCCCCTGCTGGCTGTAAACAACTTCTGGCTGAATACTGAATGACTCAGATAAAGGGACATTAACAAAAGCTCCGGCATAAAATGCGATTTTAGATTTGGAATCTCCCCCCGTAAAACTTGAAAGATTCCCTCCTGCTTTAAGTCCAAATCTTGGCCCGTCTGAAGATTGTGCAAATGTCATAGTTCCTAAAACTATGCAAATACTTAATAATTGTTTTTTCATGTGTTATGTTTAAAAATATTTATTTTTTTAGTTTCTCTATTTATTTTCATTTTTTTTTGATGCATCATTTATCATCTCCTCAATCATAGTATCATATATCTTTTGTTGCTCCAAATTTGCACCATGCTCGGTATCTGAATCGTACTTAGCTTGAAAAGTGCTATACTCATTAAAATTTTCATCATATAATTTTTGAAAATTATTGTTAAAATCATTTGTGCCTTTAATTTTGGTATTTATTATATTTTGAAGTCTATTAGCAAATATATAAGCAATGTCAAAGTGTTTTTGTTCATGATTGAGGATATAACCAGCGGTTATATATTTTTTATTAAACCAAGATTTTTCCGGATAAAATGTAGCGGATACTTTTATTTTAATTCTACCCGTCCATATCGAAGTAGAAACAATTTTATAATCTATTTCAATATATGATTCCGCCCCCTTACTGTCGTCCTCCTCAGGCATATTATTCGTAAAATCTTTGAAATCCAACTTTCGATCTGGTGACCATGTGATTGCCTGACTCAATAAAGCTTGTGAACTTAACAAAAAAACAATGAGTAATTTATTCATCATAATATTTCTCAAATTGAAATTAGTAATTTTTTTAGATAGATATTTTGTGTTTTAGAAAGAGCACCCGATTTCTCGGGTGGCTCTTTTTTAGATTTATAAGAACTTTACGAATAATTATTTCATAAGTTTCTCTAGTTCCTTTTTTACAGAGGAAAGAAGCACAATTTCTCCTTTGCTTTCTAAATCAATAATATTTGCTTTTGTCATAAGATTACTGACAAATGGTATAATACTATTACTAAAAAGTTCTTTCAGTCCCTCTGTCCTTAGCTCATCAGGCATAGGTTTATCAAAAGATAAAACATCATTCATTATTTGCTTACCAATATCTCCCATAGGACTTTTGATTAATTCTTTTGTAGGAGAATAATTTGTATTAAAAGAACCCTGTATGAAAATTTTTACATTTAGCATATAATAATCACCATACTTTGATTTTTGTAATTCCAGAATTGCAATACATTCTGGACTTTCTTTATACCAACCGCCAAAGGCTTGTAGATAATCATTTTCTTTAGCAATTTTGCCAAATAAACTTTTAAATTCTTTACTATTCATAAATTACTTTTTATAATAAGCTTCCAAAATCTTTTTCCATTCGATATCTTTCAATCTAGGGTTTGCTTTGATTGCTGCCGGAGATTGGAGTTCTTCTAAATACATTTGTAATTGCTTTTCGCCTGCTCTCAATTGCGTAGGATTAAGTGGTTTTAATTCGTAAATTTTGCCATTATTGATATCCAGATAATCAATTCTTTTTCCACTTGGTAATCTATATTCCTTAAAACCTAACCCTTGAGCTGCTTCAGTTGCCTTGTAACCCTCATGCAAATCTCTTCCCAATTTCAAACTGGATCTCATATATTCTCCTTTGTATGTGGTAGGAACTTCTGACTTATAAATTGGTACTGGTACTTCATCTACGATCTGGTAGCCAATAATTTCATCGGCAATTACTTTCTCTACATCGCCAATTATTAAAGTTGCAGTTTTGGGTACAAGGTGAGTCGCTCCTACCGTTGTAGTTTTTGGAGTATTATTCAAAGTCCATGCACCTCTGCCTTCAGCAATAGAAGCTCCTTTTAAAATTGTTCCTTTTGGAGCTCCTGTTTCAACAGCTTTTATATTCCTACTAATTTGGTCCTTGACTCCGAGTCCTCCTCCAAGTATTCCGCCTACAGTTCCGCCCCATAAACCACCCATTAGGGTTCCTTCTATTACATCTTCACCAAACATAACCGCCGAAGCAAATCCACTAATAGCACCTGCCACAGCACCACCTGAAGCTCCTGAAATAGCACCACCTAAAAGACCTCCGGTTATTCCATACACTGATACTGCACTAAGAGCAGCAGCACCAACATAAGTACCAACGACTCCCGTAAATGCCCCTACAGCAGCTCCCATTGCAATTTTCCCCCATGTAGCTCCCCAATTCCAACTGAAAGGGTTATATGAGCCATTAGCTTTTACTCCTGTGAAGTAACCGCCAAAGACTCCTCCTGCTATTGCCGCTACAGCAATCCACGCAATCTCTCCATTGGGATCATTATATAACAGTGGATTGTTCGCCACATATCCATATCTGTTATAGAATTGGGTATTGAAGGGATCCTGGATATTTTCATCTGCATTCAGGAACCTTCTGAGAAGTGGATCATAAAGCCTTCCGTTCATGTGGATGATTCCCACTTCAAAATAGTGCTCATGTCC of the Chryseobacterium aureum genome contains:
- a CDS encoding DUF4304 domain-containing protein, which produces MNSKEFKSLFGKIAKENDYLQAFGGWYKESPECIAILELQKSKYGDYYMLNVKIFIQGSFNTNYSPTKELIKSPMGDIGKQIMNDVLSFDKPMPDELRTEGLKELFSNSIIPFVSNLMTKANIIDLESKGEIVLLSSVKKELEKLMK
- a CDS encoding single-stranded DNA-binding protein → MNTIIGRVTKNAEINTLANDRKVVNFSIATNESYKTKGGERKEQTTYFNCSYWISSNVAKILTVGALVELSGRVSSRAWIGKDGEIKSGLNFHTSKIKLHNGGQKMAENAPVSHNEVSQSEEDSELPF
- a CDS encoding PRTRC system protein B, with amino-acid sequence MNKIIDTAKRFGTLYEPKSALVFYESLDKNSTVYVEHFDMDRAGNPINAHPLSVNEAKALAKGLQIDEEKSNAFLKPNGVLPTHILHINPSQNGSVLWYTRSKKQQMHFVSNLGIPNAKAHIPAMLWYADKENLSVFALKDNRRPSEKTALHYAPFFNIYENGVVCMGSVDINIKNSVSVEEFIEAWENYFFNSYFSHLLNNYNPIKGNCVSLWKKLMETGEVFPVEVLKKNNRTLRHLL
- a CDS encoding DUF922 domain-containing protein; translated protein: MMNKLLIVFLLSSQALLSQAITWSPDRKLDFKDFTNNMPEEDDSKGAESYIEIDYKIVSTSIWTGRIKIKVSATFYPEKSWFNKKYITAGYILNHEQKHFDIAYIFANRLQNIINTKIKGTNDFNNNFQKLYDENFNEYSTFQAKYDSDTEHGANLEQQKIYDTMIEEMINDASKKNENK
- a CDS encoding PRTRC system protein E translates to MQTNFFRHLSKLNLAGDLNMTLRPTSENSFVLSILLNNEQCGDEARKLIPPLNLRGTAEELDNGFFEALTKPLQMVSGLMIDMEAFIKQVEEAKKQSAMEKERIDKEKKEKEMKEKKYKEAFERAELLEKEGKYKEAWSALPKVSDYPDFAGAIYKKQSEYEVYLAPSLFAEQQDNIKS
- a CDS encoding PRTRC system ThiF family protein — its product is MMNKKNTVHFTDNSLISPTNPVSVNLIGAGGTGSKVLTSLIEMNHSLIELGHAGLQVSLWDDDVITGANLGRQRFAECETGLYKSVALINRANRWSGTNWKAQTVKFSKDNFMRLEERSVVTITCVDNVRTRFDVGEILNKKSDYGNYNNEPKYWLDFGNSKDTGQVLLSTVGDIKQPNSEKYETVSNLPYVTEEFGELLKQSEYEDDMPSCSLAQALEKQDLYINSALAQMGSSLLWGLFRNGLTENRGFFLNLKNFHSQPIKVA
- a CDS encoding addiction module toxin RelE, with product MDVQFNFQVKEREDKTEWENVKVYYKTHCDRLTAINHARKLSKLFRSEVRLTQGADPLKTSGTYIYEAK
- a CDS encoding T9SS type A sorting domain-containing protein, which gives rise to MKKKLFVSLVFLPIFGFTQVVLNQVDDFEDFTPRNWTKASTTLPNQNITTGGPLGLNDNFLRVQSPAGGQLLTFNKAQWLGDYYKFDSSDRIKFISMDVRNSGTNIIYLRLAFTNDNWTGTDPVFCSTNAIAVIPGEGWKKINFPITENAMTNATTGQGYLSVFDHVTEVRILHNDSPAWDSDPIEATLDIDNIKASSTAFLGVADLEEKKKIKLYPNPSNESIIFSSNGNLNENFKYNVFDSTGKQVLNGNSEFNKHINIKHLVKGNYFIQIETKNGEIIKEKLIKN
- a CDS encoding PRTRC system protein C; this translates as MLLATKLERVFILRNNGEEIRLTDPEPNWSVESVMNFYANTYPILTTAKVSAPQIKNDTIEYKFESVMGTKG
- a CDS encoding porin family protein, which codes for MKKQLLSICIVLGTMTFAQSSDGPRFGLKAGGNLSSFTGGDSKSKIAFYAGAFVNVPLSESFSIQPEVVYSQQGAKAKDDYEMATYTIKNMQQNLGYINVPIMLQYNATPELYFEAGPEFGLLVSAQAKGDINGSTYKASNKDNLKNFNFGAGIGLGYKFTPNLGVNVRYTAGLTKVLKNEFGDSSKNTNFQLGINYYF